A window of Gemmatimonadaceae bacterium contains these coding sequences:
- a CDS encoding site-specific DNA-methyltransferase, producing the protein MVPLTESEKSEFLRLLSTGQPLPEQWRYRLFPRDYPTQETSKEYRLVYDGKLKREEVLAQTPAAPWQLVREFCAKRPHNDGWRNLLVWGDNLLALRELLSDQQGPNHFGTLGKIKLIYIDPPFAASRDFMKDEEKAYRDRVFGAQYIEFLRRRLILLRELLAADGSIYVHLDWKKGHYIKTVLDELFGETRFQNEIVWYYYNKFQGNVDRFASNHDVIFAYSKGPDPIFHRQREKRARVISQIKRVWDKDKGSIVNAKGPDGKVVYQEVDARTVDDVWRMPMIQPADRTQRTEYPTQKPEQLLERIIRASSNEDDIVLDCFAGSGTTAAVAEKLGRRWIAMDCGKLAIYTTQKRLFSLTTSIGAAKKDDRTEAERTEDWNEHLKGAPGVLLITEKARKGECEVTLNLLHDLAGLAKQHELVKKDATLSLVCPVHKLLIPGDRLEEPEDGPGVYCIKVEGVEFRISVITPKDKAEMEQPVPAKGFALYRAGVYDMATIKALPWADYRPFVLKLFGVRAHQHARYGFELDGYIGTHSALVWNYPDHKRFTLDYGYVDDMHRTLRGKPGECFYVIAPVVAMAFVEDEVMRDETTYVFLKVPLSVLLRLIERKVPAALIQPAKEEDVNEVIDAVGFDFISQPQVVWKAKKEARPGELFADYLLELSEFRAQTLATDPEDFRNFETFSMAMVDLDYDGEVFQLSRVFWGEDVLKDAGGLEKAERLELRIAEAEFVGKQMMVILCDRYGNEKTLLVAKTEFEGKPARSNKKAGRKARKTK; encoded by the coding sequence ATGGTGCCTCTGACTGAATCTGAGAAGAGCGAATTCCTCCGACTCCTCAGCACTGGCCAGCCGCTTCCTGAGCAATGGCGGTATCGACTCTTTCCAAGGGACTACCCTACGCAGGAAACCAGTAAAGAATACCGACTGGTTTACGATGGGAAGCTCAAGCGCGAGGAAGTGTTGGCGCAGACACCTGCAGCTCCGTGGCAATTGGTGCGAGAGTTTTGCGCTAAGCGACCGCATAATGACGGCTGGCGAAATCTGCTCGTGTGGGGCGACAACCTACTAGCCCTGCGGGAACTACTGTCCGACCAACAGGGACCGAATCACTTCGGGACACTTGGGAAAATCAAGCTCATTTACATCGATCCGCCGTTTGCAGCGAGTCGGGACTTCATGAAGGATGAGGAGAAGGCGTATCGCGACAGAGTATTCGGTGCGCAGTACATCGAGTTTCTCCGCAGGCGCCTCATCCTTCTTCGCGAACTCTTGGCGGCCGATGGTAGCATCTACGTGCACCTCGATTGGAAAAAGGGGCATTACATCAAGACCGTTTTGGATGAGCTATTCGGCGAGACGAGATTCCAGAACGAAATCGTTTGGTACTACTACAACAAGTTTCAAGGCAACGTGGATCGGTTCGCTTCCAATCACGACGTGATCTTCGCGTATAGCAAAGGCCCAGATCCGATCTTCCACAGACAGCGGGAAAAACGCGCCAGAGTTATCAGCCAAATCAAGCGAGTCTGGGACAAGGACAAGGGCTCAATCGTGAATGCGAAGGGGCCTGACGGGAAGGTCGTTTACCAGGAAGTTGACGCGCGCACCGTCGATGACGTTTGGCGGATGCCGATGATTCAACCGGCCGACCGGACACAGCGGACGGAATATCCAACGCAAAAACCGGAACAACTTCTTGAGCGCATTATCCGCGCATCGTCGAACGAAGACGATATTGTACTCGACTGTTTCGCCGGCAGCGGCACTACGGCGGCCGTGGCGGAAAAGTTGGGCCGGCGTTGGATAGCGATGGATTGCGGCAAATTGGCCATTTACACCACGCAGAAGCGTCTGTTTTCGCTCACCACTTCCATCGGAGCGGCAAAGAAAGACGACCGCACCGAAGCTGAGCGGACAGAGGATTGGAACGAGCACTTGAAAGGCGCGCCGGGCGTGCTGCTGATCACCGAGAAGGCGCGCAAAGGTGAGTGCGAAGTGACTCTGAATTTACTCCACGATCTTGCTGGTCTCGCGAAGCAGCACGAGCTCGTAAAGAAGGACGCGACCTTGTCGCTGGTCTGCCCGGTGCACAAGCTGCTGATTCCGGGGGATCGGTTGGAAGAACCTGAGGATGGCCCCGGTGTCTATTGCATCAAAGTGGAAGGGGTTGAGTTCCGCATCTCGGTCATCACGCCGAAGGACAAGGCCGAAATGGAGCAACCGGTGCCAGCGAAAGGGTTCGCGCTTTATCGCGCGGGCGTCTATGACATGGCAACGATCAAGGCGTTGCCGTGGGCGGACTACCGGCCGTTTGTCTTGAAGCTCTTTGGGGTTCGTGCGCACCAGCACGCGCGGTACGGGTTCGAGCTGGACGGTTACATCGGCACGCATTCGGCCCTCGTTTGGAATTACCCGGACCACAAGAGGTTCACGCTGGATTACGGCTATGTTGACGACATGCACCGTACGTTACGCGGCAAGCCAGGCGAGTGCTTCTACGTAATCGCCCCGGTCGTAGCGATGGCTTTCGTAGAGGACGAGGTGATGCGGGACGAGACAACGTATGTCTTTCTCAAAGTGCCGCTGTCAGTTCTCCTCCGGCTTATCGAGCGCAAGGTGCCAGCCGCTCTCATACAGCCTGCAAAGGAGGAGGACGTAAACGAAGTAATTGACGCGGTGGGATTCGACTTCATCTCGCAGCCGCAGGTAGTGTGGAAAGCTAAGAAGGAGGCCCGACCGGGTGAGCTGTTCGCAGATTACCTACTAGAGCTATCCGAGTTCCGGGCGCAGACTCTGGCAACGGATCCAGAGGATTTTCGGAATTTTGAAACGTTCTCAATGGCGATGGTCGACTTGGACTACGACGGTGAGGTGTTCCAGTTAAGCCGAGTGTTTTGGGGGGAAGACGTTCTCAAGGATGCGGGTGGATTGGAGAAGGCCGAGCGCTTGGAGTTGCGCATCGCGGAGGCGGAATTCGTAGGTAAGCAAATGATGGTGATCCTCTGCGACCGTTATGGGAACGAGAAAACTTTGTTGGTGGCAAAGACCGAGTTTGAAGGAAAACCCGCGCGGTCTAATAAGAAGGCCGGTAGAAAGGCGAGGAAAACAAAATGA
- a CDS encoding DEAD/DEAH box helicase family protein has translation MSLQLRIAEQVLKVDDAREATEAVVHKYDAFLNLLCPDHYSFQRDAVRESLRFLVSDKYPDLERLARENWNAYEAIQQRHERIDAYFAKMPLRDRKSASIDLATGTGKSFVMYALAAIALAERVAERVLVLCPSLTIEEALLEKFVALAGNSELAGIMNELGAAVTIPAIKRGNETILSGDICVENIHAVYENTGSSIRDSFRGHGGRTLVLNDEAHHLFSPPDRALTEWMKFLQHTDFGFRLIVNVTGTPYVANDYFPDVVFRYGLKQAVADKVVKKPNYKLKDTHTAHDWEKTYAIHRQNKEVYGAEVKPISIVVTQEIARCVEVWRELVDFLCSKERLDHEAAQRKAIWVTSGVPSSGPAKARVESAYSPREDKDSPEKRRKENLASLKHVDDASSSVEWIVSVSMLTEGWDVKNVFQVVPHESRAFSSKLLIAQVLGRGLRVPPGLSEQPLLTINNHEAWSEEVGNMLKEVLEVENTLSWGYDPRRSKFVFPLHNLNYEPEQRGVEVKREKARAPEVNFLPQERKTTEYSTFSETGTLAVEIQHHDLYEIEDAASLVRLFLREKDEALALAWPKKRLKDLIVSQLKAAGQHEDFLSKENLLLLQQGFGPMLRELDKQHPRVSQTAKKIIKVDLTTVARQSFSESTLTDHGSIWTVREEPPPYGGHELHLWEQYQRLRKQFSEYGDEASDQAKAIGSRIQEVEGARFKLPWNVHFVTHEPERRFSDLLFENASLFDSFAKMPNTGGYAFPYSYKPAKSAKTHVANESFNPDFFIKMKTERDILVVEIKAEGDDSNRNRAKCRDGLRHFETLNDRLTRSSEPWRYHFYFLSPDDYTSFFERVRNGNYAGWRSGLMQELNASA, from the coding sequence ATGAGCCTCCAACTACGCATCGCCGAACAGGTGCTGAAAGTCGATGACGCGCGAGAGGCTACTGAGGCAGTCGTTCACAAATACGACGCGTTCCTTAACCTGCTCTGTCCGGACCACTATTCCTTCCAACGTGATGCCGTGCGAGAGTCGCTTCGATTTCTCGTTTCAGACAAGTATCCGGACCTCGAGCGACTTGCACGAGAAAACTGGAACGCCTACGAAGCCATTCAGCAGCGACACGAGCGCATCGACGCCTACTTCGCAAAGATGCCGCTGCGAGATAGGAAATCGGCTTCGATAGATCTGGCCACGGGCACAGGCAAGAGCTTCGTGATGTACGCGCTGGCAGCGATTGCGCTGGCCGAACGCGTAGCAGAACGAGTGTTGGTGCTCTGCCCGTCGTTGACTATCGAGGAGGCACTACTCGAGAAGTTCGTCGCATTAGCCGGCAATAGTGAGCTGGCTGGGATTATGAATGAATTGGGCGCCGCAGTCACGATTCCCGCAATCAAACGCGGCAACGAGACCATTCTATCGGGTGACATCTGTGTTGAGAACATTCACGCGGTGTACGAAAACACTGGCTCGTCCATCCGTGACAGCTTTCGGGGCCACGGTGGTCGAACGCTAGTGCTGAACGACGAGGCGCATCACTTATTCAGTCCTCCGGACCGCGCGCTAACGGAGTGGATGAAATTCCTCCAACACACGGATTTCGGCTTTCGGCTGATCGTAAACGTCACTGGGACACCGTATGTGGCCAACGACTACTTTCCGGACGTGGTGTTTCGTTATGGGCTCAAGCAGGCGGTCGCCGACAAAGTAGTCAAGAAACCGAACTACAAATTGAAAGACACCCATACAGCGCATGATTGGGAGAAGACTTACGCGATCCACCGCCAGAATAAGGAGGTCTACGGTGCGGAAGTGAAGCCAATATCCATCGTCGTAACCCAAGAAATCGCGCGTTGTGTGGAGGTGTGGCGCGAACTTGTGGACTTTCTTTGTTCCAAAGAGAGGCTTGACCACGAAGCGGCACAGAGGAAGGCAATTTGGGTGACTTCAGGAGTACCGTCGAGCGGCCCGGCCAAAGCAAGAGTAGAATCAGCCTATTCCCCACGAGAGGATAAGGATTCACCAGAAAAGCGTCGAAAGGAGAACTTGGCATCGCTGAAGCATGTGGACGATGCCAGTAGCTCCGTGGAGTGGATCGTCTCGGTAAGCATGCTAACGGAAGGCTGGGACGTGAAAAATGTTTTCCAGGTGGTGCCACACGAGTCACGAGCATTTTCGTCGAAATTGCTCATCGCGCAGGTGCTCGGCCGCGGGCTTCGAGTGCCGCCTGGGTTATCCGAACAGCCGCTGCTGACAATCAACAATCATGAAGCATGGTCGGAGGAAGTCGGCAACATGCTCAAGGAAGTGTTGGAGGTCGAGAACACGCTGTCATGGGGTTACGACCCTCGTCGGAGCAAGTTTGTCTTCCCATTGCACAATCTGAATTACGAACCGGAGCAGCGTGGCGTGGAAGTGAAGCGCGAGAAGGCACGCGCGCCAGAGGTGAACTTTCTCCCTCAAGAACGGAAAACAACGGAGTACTCGACGTTCTCGGAGACCGGGACGCTGGCAGTAGAGATACAACATCATGATCTCTACGAGATTGAGGACGCAGCGAGCCTCGTCCGCCTCTTCCTCCGGGAGAAGGACGAGGCGCTTGCACTAGCATGGCCAAAGAAGCGGCTGAAGGACCTTATTGTATCGCAGCTCAAGGCCGCTGGCCAGCATGAGGACTTCCTTAGCAAAGAGAATCTATTGCTGCTTCAACAGGGCTTTGGGCCGATGCTCCGCGAACTCGACAAGCAACATCCGCGTGTGAGCCAAACAGCAAAGAAGATCATTAAAGTCGATCTGACAACGGTGGCGAGGCAGTCGTTCTCCGAAAGCACGCTAACGGACCACGGCTCGATATGGACCGTGAGGGAAGAACCTCCTCCCTACGGCGGCCACGAACTGCACCTATGGGAGCAATATCAGCGGCTCCGTAAACAGTTCTCCGAATATGGCGATGAGGCGTCTGATCAGGCCAAGGCCATTGGTTCCAGGATTCAAGAAGTTGAGGGCGCGCGGTTCAAGCTACCGTGGAATGTGCATTTCGTCACGCACGAGCCAGAGCGAAGGTTTTCTGATCTGCTATTCGAGAACGCCAGCCTGTTTGACTCGTTCGCGAAGATGCCTAACACAGGGGGCTATGCGTTTCCGTATTCATACAAACCTGCCAAATCAGCCAAGACCCATGTGGCAAACGAGAGCTTCAACCCAGACTTTTTCATCAAAATGAAGACTGAACGCGATATCCTTGTTGTCGAGATTAAGGCGGAAGGAGACGACTCCAATCGAAATCGAGCCAAGTGCCGAGACGGCCTAAGGCACTTCGAGACTCTGAATGACCGGCTGACGAGATCGAGCGAGCCGTGGCGCTACCACTTCTACTTCCTTTCACCGGACGACTACACCAGCTTCTTCGAGCGCGTCCGGAACGGGAACTACGCCGGCTGGCGGTCTGGATTAATGCAAGAGTTGAACGCCTCAGCGTAG
- a CDS encoding DUF2779 domain-containing protein: METSVSRAAAIYESGKRPSRTLSKSDFKLARSCRAKLFFRENGYPDSRESNPYLSLLAQGGYMVEALAKAKYQNAIQLDYGGNLADDLARTTQLLARDEVTLFEATLVAGRRHARADILDKKGNVVRLIEVKSSLFDGARHAEELREGKLGVFCSRRRPFGVLADWREYIEDVTYQTLILERMLPGVTIRPFLVLLDETKRAVVDDIPKLFELVRRTGRDGVTRLHTASYTGTREQYVDLDLVTEIDVTAEVGLLRDEVERAATELEALLDDSLPSFTAGLERGSKCVKCEFRHDDPGAPNGFADCWGALAEPRPHMLELFSVGTVKTQNRESLVDTMFKAGTTSLFDIPQDALVKANGEIGENAKRQRRQIEYTRANTVYGAPELTKKLQAMSGRLHFIDFETSRLALPYHAGMRPYGLVTFQWSSHTVPAPGDTPMHAEWLNNVDVWPNQSFAESLRAAIGDEGSVLTWSHFEATTLKQIVADLKTFGRNVPELVDWMTDVFGRRIVDLHEWARRDYYHPGMKGRTSIKVVLDAIWQTDATMHQQFETWTGLRADASRDPYAALPPVEINGTMEDVHEGTGAMMAYQEMMYGADKNDPFVREQWASLLRQYCRLDTLSMVLIFEHWRRLFE; encoded by the coding sequence ATGGAGACTTCCGTATCACGAGCGGCCGCGATCTATGAATCGGGCAAACGGCCTTCTCGTACTCTCTCGAAATCCGACTTCAAGCTGGCGCGTAGTTGCCGCGCGAAGCTGTTCTTCCGTGAGAATGGATATCCGGACAGTCGAGAGAGCAATCCGTATCTCTCGCTCCTCGCTCAGGGTGGCTATATGGTTGAAGCCTTGGCGAAGGCGAAGTACCAAAACGCGATCCAGCTCGACTACGGGGGCAACCTTGCGGACGATCTCGCGCGGACTACGCAGTTACTGGCGCGCGATGAGGTGACGTTGTTCGAGGCGACGCTGGTTGCGGGACGGCGTCACGCGCGCGCCGACATCCTCGACAAGAAGGGGAACGTCGTGCGGCTCATCGAGGTCAAGTCGAGCCTGTTCGATGGGGCACGACACGCTGAGGAGCTCCGCGAGGGAAAGCTTGGCGTCTTTTGTTCCCGCAGACGCCCTTTTGGCGTGCTCGCTGATTGGCGCGAGTATATCGAGGATGTCACTTACCAAACGCTGATCCTCGAGCGAATGCTGCCCGGGGTGACGATCCGCCCGTTCCTTGTGTTGTTGGACGAGACGAAACGTGCAGTCGTCGATGACATTCCGAAACTTTTCGAGCTCGTGCGCCGCACTGGGCGCGACGGCGTCACACGCCTGCACACTGCGAGCTACACCGGAACGCGCGAGCAGTACGTCGACCTCGACCTTGTTACGGAGATCGATGTGACCGCCGAGGTAGGGTTGTTGCGTGATGAAGTCGAGAGAGCCGCCACGGAACTCGAAGCGTTATTGGACGATTCCCTTCCGTCGTTCACCGCTGGTCTCGAGCGGGGGTCAAAATGTGTGAAGTGTGAGTTTCGTCACGACGATCCCGGCGCGCCGAACGGGTTTGCCGACTGCTGGGGCGCGCTCGCCGAACCGCGCCCGCACATGCTCGAGTTATTTTCCGTGGGCACCGTGAAGACGCAAAACCGGGAGTCACTCGTCGACACGATGTTCAAGGCCGGCACGACCTCGCTATTCGACATTCCGCAAGACGCGCTGGTGAAAGCGAACGGAGAAATCGGGGAGAACGCCAAACGCCAGCGGCGACAGATCGAATACACGCGCGCGAATACCGTGTACGGTGCGCCTGAACTGACCAAGAAGCTCCAGGCGATGAGCGGCCGTCTGCACTTCATCGATTTCGAGACCTCGCGGCTCGCGCTGCCGTATCATGCGGGCATGCGGCCGTACGGTCTGGTGACGTTCCAATGGAGCAGTCACACTGTGCCGGCACCGGGTGACACGCCCATGCACGCAGAGTGGTTGAACAACGTCGACGTCTGGCCGAATCAGTCATTCGCTGAGTCGCTCCGGGCCGCTATCGGCGACGAGGGCTCAGTGCTCACTTGGTCGCACTTCGAAGCGACAACACTCAAGCAGATCGTTGCGGATCTCAAAACATTCGGACGAAATGTTCCAGAGTTGGTGGATTGGATGACCGACGTGTTCGGTCGGCGGATTGTCGACCTCCACGAATGGGCTCGGCGCGACTACTACCATCCGGGAATGAAAGGGCGAACATCGATCAAAGTGGTGCTCGACGCGATCTGGCAGACGGACGCGACGATGCACCAGCAGTTCGAGACGTGGACCGGACTGCGAGCGGATGCTTCACGCGACCCCTACGCGGCGCTACCTCCTGTCGAGATCAACGGAACTATGGAGGACGTGCACGAGGGGACCGGCGCGATGATGGCGTATCAAGAGATGATGTATGGTGCGGACAAGAACGATCCCTTTGTGCGAGAGCAGTGGGCGTCGCTGCTCAGGCAGTACTGTCGGCTCGATACGCTGAGTATGGTACTTATCTTCGAGCATTGGAGACGTCTTTTCGAGTAG
- a CDS encoding multiubiquitin domain-containing protein — protein MPDTTPPKPPGPHKFNIQIDRAHFTVTKSTMTGVELRAVPEPPIGPERDLFEVVPGDADRKIENVDIVEITNGKRFFTAPGHINPGRVV, from the coding sequence ATGCCTGATACGACACCACCCAAGCCGCCGGGCCCGCACAAGTTCAACATCCAGATTGACAGGGCTCACTTCACCGTAACGAAATCGACAATGACCGGAGTTGAGCTCCGTGCGGTTCCCGAGCCTCCCATCGGCCCGGAGCGCGATTTGTTCGAGGTCGTACCAGGTGATGCTGATCGCAAGATAGAGAATGTGGACATCGTCGAAATCACCAATGGCAAGAGGTTCTTCACGGCTCCGGGCCACATTAACCCAGGCCGAGTTGTGTAA
- a CDS encoding ThiF family adenylyltransferase, which produces MFNRNVAAFGGEVQRVVQDLRIAVVGCGGTGSAVAEQLVRLGSRHVLLIDPDNIEASNITRVYGSRESDVGRPKVDALADHLRQIAPDVEISTLDTAITSEWTAKQLAGSDVVFGCTDDNAGRLVLSRLATFMLIPVIDVGVILSSGVEGRLQGIDGRVTLLYPGSACLVCRGRIDIARAASEMLTPGERRRRVDEGYAPALAGIEPAVVSYTTLVAAYAVGELLERLIAYGPEPPPSELIIRIHDREVSVNRQLPRSRHYCDPLSGKIGLGVTEPFLEQVWTS; this is translated from the coding sequence ATGTTCAATCGAAACGTTGCTGCGTTCGGGGGGGAAGTCCAGCGGGTGGTGCAAGACTTAAGGATTGCGGTCGTGGGTTGTGGGGGAACCGGCTCAGCGGTCGCTGAGCAGCTCGTGCGGCTTGGTTCGAGACACGTTTTGCTGATCGATCCCGATAACATCGAAGCGAGTAACATAACCCGCGTATACGGCTCAAGAGAGTCCGATGTGGGTCGGCCCAAAGTGGATGCTCTCGCTGATCACTTGAGACAAATTGCACCCGACGTCGAGATCAGCACGCTTGATACAGCGATCACATCCGAGTGGACAGCGAAGCAGCTCGCCGGATCAGACGTCGTTTTCGGGTGCACGGACGACAATGCCGGCCGGCTCGTGCTTTCTAGGCTTGCCACGTTCATGCTGATCCCCGTCATCGATGTTGGCGTAATTCTGAGCAGCGGCGTGGAAGGCCGTCTTCAGGGAATCGACGGACGCGTCACGTTACTCTATCCTGGTTCTGCGTGCCTCGTTTGTCGCGGGAGGATCGACATAGCTCGAGCAGCGAGCGAAATGCTCACTCCGGGTGAACGGCGTAGACGTGTGGATGAGGGTTACGCGCCCGCTCTAGCGGGTATTGAGCCTGCAGTCGTGTCATACACGACGTTAGTCGCCGCGTATGCGGTGGGGGAACTTCTCGAGCGCCTGATTGCCTATGGTCCCGAGCCACCGCCGAGCGAACTCATCATTCGGATCCATGACCGTGAGGTATCAGTCAACAGGCAACTGCCTCGGTCGCGACACTATTGCGATCCCCTTTCTGGAAAAATCGGATTAGGTGTAACGGAGCCGTTCTTAGAACAGGTCTGGACGTCGTGA
- a CDS encoding DUF2130 domain-containing protein: protein MSERCVVCGQPLPAGVSEAEMHRRLDKLASAAAEEAAASLRRELERGFRIKLSAHAATIRKRALAEAEASSRRKLAVAERKLEAAKIASQRAVEKAVREANVSSNAQLASLQRKLEAADSAAERAAKKAAKQAAAETAKRSQRELDLVKERGAKERAQHAADTARLKTKVDELSLKLERQTSEQMGDMTEADALAALKRAFPHDDIQRIGRGVRGADILQKVIVDGGEVGRIVYECKNTSSWQNEWLTKARGYRTEYQTQWVVIASRCFPRREKWFVVERGVPVIELRLIVRLAEVIRSAVIEIGSLRLTTVGRQAKAQQMFEYVLSDNFASSIKSIAEAITALRAQQSRERQWHTETWAKNLRLYDEVDGGQREIAAQVRAISEAPARGGLRAIAGLR from the coding sequence ATGAGCGAGCGTTGCGTAGTCTGCGGTCAGCCGTTACCAGCCGGAGTAAGCGAGGCTGAGATGCATCGGCGGCTGGACAAGCTGGCTTCCGCAGCGGCGGAAGAGGCAGCAGCCAGTCTACGACGCGAACTGGAGCGCGGGTTCCGTATAAAGCTGTCAGCGCACGCGGCAACGATCCGCAAGCGCGCGCTCGCAGAGGCCGAAGCATCTTCCCGTCGCAAGCTTGCTGTAGCTGAGCGAAAACTGGAGGCTGCGAAGATTGCGTCCCAACGCGCTGTTGAGAAAGCAGTGCGCGAAGCCAATGTCTCATCTAATGCTCAACTCGCATCATTGCAACGCAAGCTTGAGGCGGCAGACAGTGCCGCTGAACGCGCGGCCAAGAAGGCGGCGAAGCAGGCAGCGGCAGAGACCGCGAAGCGGTCTCAGAGAGAACTCGACCTTGTGAAGGAGCGCGGCGCCAAGGAACGCGCTCAGCATGCCGCGGATACAGCTCGGCTCAAGACGAAGGTCGATGAGCTATCCCTGAAGTTGGAGCGTCAAACAAGCGAGCAAATGGGCGACATGACGGAAGCCGACGCTCTCGCCGCGCTTAAACGAGCATTTCCTCACGACGACATTCAACGCATTGGCCGAGGCGTTCGCGGCGCAGATATCCTTCAGAAGGTGATCGTGGACGGGGGTGAGGTTGGTCGAATCGTCTACGAATGCAAAAATACTTCTAGCTGGCAGAACGAATGGCTGACGAAGGCTCGCGGGTACCGTACCGAGTACCAGACTCAGTGGGTTGTGATTGCGTCCCGCTGTTTTCCACGCCGAGAAAAGTGGTTCGTGGTCGAACGCGGCGTTCCTGTGATCGAACTTCGTCTCATCGTCAGACTCGCTGAGGTGATCCGCTCCGCGGTCATCGAGATTGGATCTTTGCGTTTAACGACTGTCGGCCGCCAGGCGAAGGCTCAACAGATGTTCGAGTACGTCCTCAGTGACAATTTCGCCAGTAGCATCAAGAGCATCGCCGAGGCAATTACAGCGCTCCGCGCTCAGCAAAGTCGAGAGCGGCAGTGGCATACCGAGACATGGGCAAAGAACCTGCGCTTATACGATGAGGTTGACGGCGGGCAACGGGAGATCGCAGCTCAAGTTCGGGCCATTTCCGAGGCCCCAGCGAGAGGTGGTTTGCGAGCAATCGCCGGACTTCGATAA
- a CDS encoding sulfatase-like hydrolase/transferase, with product MSSTKAHVGRVLVLVAQLTGSSLASGQAAPNVVFLMSDDHAISAYQKYLKYGAQLPRTPNLDRLARSEMLFVNSFVTNSICGPARATVLTGQYGHLNGVMTNTESLHPTTVTFPRLMQAGGYQTALFGKWHLKTQPVGFDRYEILAGQGPYYNPTLYKSASDSARYMGYTLDIATGLALDWLRNGRAKDHPSS from the coding sequence ATGAGCTCCACTAAGGCGCATGTAGGTCGAGTTTTGGTTTTAGTCGCGCAGCTGACCGGGTCGAGCCTAGCGAGCGGACAAGCTGCTCCGAACGTCGTGTTTCTCATGTCCGACGACCACGCGATCTCGGCCTACCAGAAATACTTGAAATATGGCGCGCAGCTTCCGCGCACGCCGAATCTCGACCGCCTCGCCCGCTCCGAGATGCTGTTCGTCAACTCCTTCGTCACGAATTCCATCTGCGGGCCCGCGCGTGCGACCGTGCTCACCGGCCAGTACGGACACCTGAACGGTGTGATGACCAACACCGAATCACTGCATCCCACCACCGTCACCTTTCCGCGGCTGATGCAGGCGGGGGGATATCAGACCGCGCTCTTCGGCAAATGGCACCTCAAGACGCAGCCCGTCGGCTTCGACCGGTACGAAATCCTCGCGGGGCAGGGACCGTACTACAATCCCACCCTCTACAAATCCGCGAGCGACAGCGCTCGCTACATGGGCTACACGCTCGACATCGCCACCGGTCTGGCACTCGACTGGCTACGCAACGGCCGCGCAAAAGATCATCCCTCCTCCTGA
- a CDS encoding WYL domain-containing protein, giving the protein MPSAPKLQRWTDLLASLLRRHYAATFEQLAKDVPAYANEKQADSARMRMFERDKDELRALGIAIETIPFDEGESTGYRLDKRGFYLPYLVLSTREGRAKSEPRRIRREGYRSLPSFAFLPEELEAIREAAERVRALGDPELTAFADSAIRKLAFDLPIPLEKGPREEPMVAYMAVERSITMADELLTRAPEPAMLPISRSVFETINDALTRRKTISFDYHAMGTNSVARRSVEPYGLFFLSSNWYLAGRDAEKAELRNFRLNRIHNPAVNTARQQSADYAIPNEFNLREHARSKQAWELGDGNAEDALVDFNARTGAARAASQLGVAVEGAADRRKFTVRRIDAFARWLLSFGGEAVPVAPAALVNEFERQAHETRDIYAGDK; this is encoded by the coding sequence ATGCCCTCCGCACCCAAGCTACAACGCTGGACTGACCTCCTCGCCTCTCTCCTGCGCCGCCACTACGCCGCCACATTCGAGCAGCTAGCGAAAGACGTCCCTGCTTACGCGAACGAGAAGCAAGCCGACTCCGCCCGAATGCGGATGTTCGAGCGTGACAAGGACGAGCTCCGCGCACTCGGCATTGCAATCGAAACCATCCCCTTCGATGAAGGCGAATCGACCGGCTACCGCCTCGACAAGAGAGGCTTCTACCTCCCCTACCTCGTGCTTTCCACGCGAGAAGGCCGCGCGAAATCTGAACCGAGACGCATTCGCCGCGAAGGATACCGCTCACTCCCATCATTCGCCTTCCTCCCCGAAGAACTCGAAGCAATTCGCGAAGCCGCAGAGCGTGTGCGCGCACTCGGCGATCCCGAGCTGACCGCCTTCGCGGACTCGGCCATCCGCAAACTCGCGTTCGATCTTCCAATCCCTCTGGAGAAAGGTCCGCGCGAGGAGCCAATGGTCGCCTACATGGCCGTCGAGCGCTCGATCACGATGGCGGACGAATTACTCACGCGCGCACCAGAGCCCGCGATGCTTCCGATCAGTCGCTCGGTATTCGAGACAATCAACGACGCACTCACCCGCCGCAAAACGATCTCCTTCGACTACCACGCGATGGGAACGAACTCCGTCGCTCGGCGAAGCGTCGAGCCGTACGGTCTCTTCTTCCTCAGCTCAAACTGGTATCTCGCGGGGCGCGACGCCGAGAAAGCGGAGCTCCGCAACTTCCGCCTCAACCGAATCCATAATCCGGCGGTGAACACCGCGAGGCAACAGTCGGCTGACTACGCCATTCCGAACGAGTTCAACCTCCGGGAGCACGCAAGATCGAAGCAGGCATGGGAGCTCGGCGACGGAAACGCCGAAGACGCACTCGTTGATTTCAACGCGCGCACCGGTGCGGCACGCGCTGCGTCGCAGCTCGGCGTCGCGGTGGAAGGTGCGGCCGATCGCAGAAAGTTCACGGTTCGCAGAATTGACGCCTTTGCGCGATGGCTGCTCTCCTTCGGCGGCGAAGCGGTTCCGGTCGCGCCCGCGGCACTGGTGAACGAATTCGAGCGCCAGGCGCACGAGACGCGCGACATCTACGCGGGCGACAAATGA